The nucleotide sequence aaaaaaaagtgagaattgaatctgattttttaataggcccaaatggcccaagagagatttgatttgggctggatccaaaaataatgacccaatatagatttgttattaatattacttaattgcccttaatgaaacatgcaatgttaatgaaggaaacatgcccctaaggtaattatgacaataggatcctgatttaatagtatagattataatAATTTCTCTAATTGACTTAAGATGGTTTAAAGTAGGTTCTAAAAATCAGTCTAGGCGGCGCCTAGGTTGCAACTCGATCTTAgccaaaacgatttttctataatCCTATTCATACGATTCAAATTGGTTTAAAATGCTATAAATAGATTAAAATCTGTTTAAATCAGATCTAAACTAGTCTAAATATGTTAAAAGTAATCGTGTTAGTATAAATCCACAAATTTGtctgatttattttgttttggataTATcacaatattttataattaaacttaaaaataaaaatatttcatacaaacataaaaaatataaaaaataaattaataatttgtttacaACTAGGCTTTGTCTAGGCCCCGAATTATCTGCCAAGTCGATAGTTTTCTATAAAGCACCTAGTTGCCGTCTAGCGATTTCTTGAACAACTTTAAACTCAGTTAAATCGCTTCAATTCTTTTCACATACTAGAAGTCTAGAATACATATTCAATgttgttttgttaattaaactaaaattgtCAAACCAAACCGGAAACGGTTATAAGTCTTTTTGATTTGTAAGCGAAGTACAAGTAACAATAAAATGGATTACAGTTGTTTCGCTATAAGGAGATTACAACATAAACAATGTCGTAGACGACAAAGATATAGCACTTTTCAGACATCAGCAAAAACATGGAAGTTCTTGGAGTCAACAGCAATGAGTCTAACAGCAGCAATTGCAGCAGCAAGAGACATTAACCCAAAGAAGCAAACGTTAAGCCAATGCCATAGCTTTTGAACAGGACTAAGCTTATCGTTCATAGCTACGACATACATGTGATTTGCTAATATGAACGTGAGAGGGAAAGTGCTTATAGCTCCCGTGAGGCTCATGAAATCTCCAAGAAACGGTAAAAGCGCTGAGAGAAGAGTGCTCACCGCGATGTAGCTTCCTCGCGCTACTGTTCTAAACAACAGATTCTTCAGTGCTAATGGACTTCCTTTGATTCCATACTTTGTGTCCATAAACTCATACGTCGGACTTGCAAAAATCTACAAAGGAAGTAAACAAGTTTCATAGAAATAGAGCACGTCCTAAAGACATAGACAAAATGAAACATTCGGCTATCactctcaaaacatattttgtagttaatatgtatatatcattCGTTTTTCaaatagttaaaattataaatatttattaattatttcaaactCCATAAATTTTAAGACCGGCTCTACATATAAACAAAACGATCAAAGAGTATACAACGGTCAAGGAAGAAAGATTAACTTACGTGTAAAGAGATAACGGATTGGAGAAAGGCTGAAATGTTAGCTAGAGCTTTAACCCAGAGAGGTCCACTGACACTGTTTAACAGATAAGTTGATGTTGAGGAGCCGTAAGCCCAATAACCGATGAATGTAACGGTATACATTGGTAATACACCAGCAGTGAATTGAAAATACAGAGCCTTCATCATGTTTTTAACCACCGGTTGCTTCACAGTGGCCTAGTCATTGCACAAAGATTAGTGTCATGAACAGAGAAAAAGATTAGAGTATGAATAGATTGGCGTTTATCCATGAGACTGACCTGTATTTCTGGGAGCATACCCGTGTTGAATGCGAAAACTAGATTTGCTGCTGCTCCTGTTATGGTAAAGATTTTGTCTACTGATGATCCTTGTATGTTGTAATCTCTTGAAGGTTTGTTTActcctacaaaaaaaatcaacttataAGTAGTTCTTTTGGTTTATAAGGTTGCATTTTGAGGTTTGTAGATTGTTACCATCTTTAACTGATAGAACTATTGCAACAACAATGTAAATCAGGCTGAGGATTGTTGATACTCCTAGCCATATTCCAAGAGCTGATAAATGAGGAATACCGATTGCGAAAAGCGCACATACAACACCCGCAATGGCGATAAAGTGAGGCAGTTTCATTACACTGTCATCTCTAAAAAGTACATAAACCGCCTGCACACGTTGCAAAATCACATCAATGAGGGAAACTAACTTAAAATGTTTTTGCAACATGTCAGGTTGTTATTGTTGTACCTTTAAAGCGGAACCAGCAAGTATGATGTAGCCACAATTAATCATGAAAAGATTGACATATTGCAATCCCCATGTAACACGATACATCTTTTTACCGTAGATGAAGCCAGCGAGATCTCTATAACGAATGTGTCGTTTTCCACCAAACTCATGAAGCTTGGCTATAAGAGAGTTTGCGTAAAGGGATATTGCGGTAGCGAGAAGGAGACCAACCACACCACCAATCCAACCCAAAGGAACCATGACTGTCCCGGAATATCCCAACACATAGGCGCTGTTTATACCGGTTGTTAGTACAAATGCTACCTGAAACCATGAATCTGTACAATTTCGCCAACAGTTAAAGTTCACACGCAGTTATCTATCAACGCATATAACTCACTCTCAATGCCAATTGTTACCCTCAAGGGAATATAAGCAAAATAAAACAGTCATTATTTCTGTTGATTGATGTTTAAGTTTTCAGCAGCGCAAATATAGATAACAATTGCTATGTAGAACATCAGTGACATATATGTGTAAAATAAAGTgcaaaaagttaattaaaaaacTGAGCACCAGTCCCCAATTGAGTATACACTTTCCAAAGACAAAGCAAAAGTGTTCTCTAGATCACGCAATAAACGACAAGTTGATTCATTGTAACAAccaaaaagagaaacaaaacaggacaaaaatatataatgagaaataaataaaaatatacaaagagaaagataagaagagtcCGAACCGCTGCTGATCTGATGAGCAGTCTCAGGGATTTCAAGATCGAACTTTTCCACTGAGACGACTTTACGGTTCCTAGCCTCACTCGTATCCATGGCTTCCAACAAGAATTAACCAGTTAGTTCTTGTCTCTCTGCCTCCAAAAACCCTCCACTTTCTTCTCTAATTCTTTGTTTTAGAGTCGATGTCTTCCTCCTCAAAATACAGACTTTTTTAATCTGCTAGAACAAGATTCGTGACAGACAAATATATTCCATAGAAAAAGTGTGAAATGGAATCGTTGAGGATGAAAAGATGGATTCTGTTTTCTTCCAagtgttttatcttttttttcagTCAAATTTAAATTGATAGGTCAGAAAGATGGATACGTTTCTCTGTATGTTAATTGTGTATTTAATTACTTGGCACGCGATCCTATAAATTGGGCAACTTAACGTTTTGTCAgtgtatttttttatgaaaaaaataatatttgtgttGTTTTCTCTCAAGTAGAAAATGATCTTTGACATTAAAATAAAGATATCAAGGATCTCATAATTGGTTTATATTTGGAAAGTCAATGGTTTGTTCCAGACTTCCAGTTGATGATGTCTTGGTATGAACAGCTTATGAAAAAGCAAAACACGCTTTCTTGAATTTGTTACGATGTTAGAATTACGTAGGCTCTTTTCTTTCGAATAGTCCATTCcaactatttttttctaaagacCACTGTAAGTATAAACTTATAAAGaacttttattaattaatttaaactttGCAAGAGAAGTTGAAAAGTCAAAGAATAGTAGGTGAGGCATAAACGCTAGCTTACATATTATTTTGTTCGGATTATATTCCTTTTGACTTCTCATGACATTATCTTAAAAAAGGTTGAAatgtattctctttttttttagcaaatagATTCGTGAGACTATAAACCATACAGTATTTCCTATAGTTAGCATAATCCCGAAGCATATCCTAATTTCCAACCCACCATTGGTAAACGCAAAATGAAGGTGCAGTTAGAGCTGATAACCCAACACCCTGCTCTAGTTTCAAATTATCaatttaaatgaaaattcaTTCCGAAATCCAAATATTACAGTTTTAATTGATGCTAAGCTGAGAACAAATGCTCAGACGTTCGGCTACCCGTTTAGGTTCGAATcgggtatttcagatttttagatattttggtttacaaatCTAGTATATGTTCGGGTCATTTTGAAAATAAGGtcggattcggatatttaaaCTTCGGGTTCGATTATTCCAAATCAGGTTTAACTATTtagattttggatttcttcttTCAAAATTTGCATGGTTCAAAGCTCCTAAGAATTTaccaataattaattaattttcaaaattttaataggtTAAAGGATTAATAGTTGACAAACAACATGCAGGGCTCAAAGACTCTCAAGGTGCTTGTATGCTTTGAAGATCAGTATGACCTCCTCTCTTTGCTGACTTGCGTCTATCGCCCTAGTCTACGTTCCAACTTCCGCTTGTTTATGTTTAGGTGTTGTCAGGGCTTTGGTTACTGGAAAACT is from Brassica napus cultivar Da-Ae chromosome A4, Da-Ae, whole genome shotgun sequence and encodes:
- the LOC106445371 gene encoding proline transporter 2, translating into MDTSEARNRKVVSVEKFDLEIPETAHQISSDSWFQVAFVLTTGINSAYVLGYSGTVMVPLGWIGGVVGLLLATAISLYANSLIAKLHEFGGKRHIRYRDLAGFIYGKKMYRVTWGLQYVNLFMINCGYIILAGSALKAVYVLFRDDSVMKLPHFIAIAGVVCALFAIGIPHLSALGIWLGVSTILSLIYIVVAIVLSVKDGVNKPSRDYNIQGSSVDKIFTITGAAANLVFAFNTGMLPEIQATVKQPVVKNMMKALYFQFTAGVLPMYTVTFIGYWAYGSSTSTYLLNSVSGPLWVKALANISAFLQSVISLHIFASPTYEFMDTKYGIKGSPLALKNLLFRTVARGSYIAVSTLLSALLPFLGDFMSLTGAISTFPLTFILANHMYVVAMNDKLSPVQKLWHWLNVCFFGLMSLAAAIAAVRLIAVDSKNFHVFADV